In Syntrophales bacterium, the sequence CTCCGAAGTTCGCTGAACCTCTCGAAACTCGCACTGGGCCACACGTCGGACGACCAGGCGGAGACGATCATCATGAAGTTCCTTCGGGGATCGGGGCTTGCCGGGTTGCGGGGGATGCTTCCTCTGCGGGACGGCTTTTACATCCGTCCCCTATTGGACACGACACGTCGGGATGTTCTGGCCTTCCTGGAGGAGCGAAACCTGCCCTTCGTTACCGACTCGTCAAACGCCGATCAGCGGTTTCTGAGAAACAGGGTGCGCATGACGATTCTTCCCGGTCTGGCGGCTTCCTGCAATCCGAACCTGGTCGGAACGCTATGCAGGATGGCGGCGATCATCAGAGATGAAGAGGATTTCCTGGAGTGTATGGTCCGGGAATCCATGGCTTCACTGGATGTCACCGGAGACGGGCCGTTCTATGATATAGATGTCATTGAGTTGCGTGCCCTCCACAGGGCATTGGGACGACGGCTGATCAGAAAATGCCTGGAAACCTCTCGGGGGACGGGCGGGGAGCATGGATTCGACCACGTCGAAGCCGTCCTCGCTCTGGCGCGAGGGGACAACCCTTCCGGCCGGGTGGTCCTGGGAGGCGGGCTCAGGGTACGCCGGGAATACGACAGACTCATCATTGAAGCCGACGACCCGTCGAAGTCCGCCGGGGAAGCGGTACGGGGGAGAGCCTTTTCCCATACCGCGGTCGTTCCGGGCCTTACACAGATTGAGGAGATATCACGCGCGATTTCTCTGGTCATGGTGGATCGGGAGTCCGTTGATTTCAGAAATTCCCGGCATGTCTATATGAATGCCGATGCCGTCGAGGGTCCGCTGACGGTACGGAGCGCGCTGTCGGGCGACAGGATCCAGCCCCTGGGCATGAAGGGCCACAAAAAACTCAAGTCTCTTTTTATCGACGCGAAAATCCCCCGGCACCAACGGCACCGCATACCCGTGCTTGCCGATGACCGTTCCGTCATCTGGGTTCCCGGTATCTGTCTCAGTGAACGCGTCAGGATCGGGGAGGATACCGGGCGGGTGCTGAAGGCAGATTTAATTTGAAATTTTTATTGATTTCTGGTTAATGGGGGCCAGTGAATGTGCCGATGCAGCGATGAGCAATGGTCGTCTCACCATCCCCCTGACATTCCCTGAACGCAGGCTTTTATTAACCATGCCCTTTTGGGAGCTTCTATAGTATAAGGGGGATTGCAGAGTACCTGAAGAGGAGTACCGGCAAGAGTGAACCAGATGCAGAAAAACATAGCCATGTGGATCGTGGTGTGTCTTGTTTTTATTTTCCTTTTCCAGATGTTCCAGCAGCCGCGGGGCAGAGATGAGGAAATGGTGTTCAGTGACCTCCTCGCGTTCATAGAGCAGGGAAAGGTGACGGAAGTCACCATCCAGGGGGAAACCGTCACGGGCGCCCTGCAGGACGGCAAGAAGTTCACGGCATACATACCACCGGGGGCAGAGGTAGTTCCCCTCATGCGCGACAAGGGTGTCCGCATCGCGGCGAAGCCTGCCGAAGGGTCATCATGGTTCATGACGATTCTTGTTTCCTGGGTCCCCATCATGCTGCTCATAGCGGTCTGGATATTTTTCATGCGCCAGATGCAGGGTGGCGGCGGGAAAGCCATGTCCTTCGGAAAGAGCAAGGCCCGCCTCATGACGGACCAGGCAAAAAAGGTTACCTTCAACGACGTGGCCGGCATCAACGAGGCCAAGGCCGAACTCGAGGAAGTGGTGGACTTTCTCAGTGACCCGAAGAAATTTACCAGGCTGGGAGGCCGTATTCCCAAGGGCGTTCTTCTGGTGGGTCCTCCCGGAACGGGCAAGACCCTCCTCGCGAGAGCCATCGCGGGTGAAGCGGGCGTTCCCTTCATGAGCATCAGCGGCTCCGACTTTGTCGAAATGTTTGTCGGCGTCGGCGCGTCAAGAGTGCGGGATCTGTTCAGCCAGGGGAAGAAGAATGCCCCCTGCATCATATTCATCGACGAGCTCGACGCGGTGGGACGGCACCGAGGCGCCGGACTCGGCGGTGGTCACGACGAGCGGGAGCAG encodes:
- the tilS gene encoding tRNA lysidine(34) synthetase TilS; amino-acid sequence: MILSKVRKTIETQGMIEEGDRVGVALSGGADSVALLFLLNDLAVPMGFSITAIHVNHGLRGAESDRDEAFARQTAEMLALPIQTRAVASGALAAGRRGPSLEDRARTERYRIFEELRSSLNLSKLALGHTSDDQAETIIMKFLRGSGLAGLRGMLPLRDGFYIRPLLDTTRRDVLAFLEERNLPFVTDSSNADQRFLRNRVRMTILPGLAASCNPNLVGTLCRMAAIIRDEEDFLECMVRESMASLDVTGDGPFYDIDVIELRALHRALGRRLIRKCLETSRGTGGEHGFDHVEAVLALARGDNPSGRVVLGGGLRVRREYDRLIIEADDPSKSAGEAVRGRAFSHTAVVPGLTQIEEISRAISLVMVDRESVDFRNSRHVYMNADAVEGPLTVRSALSGDRIQPLGMKGHKKLKSLFIDAKIPRHQRHRIPVLADDRSVIWVPGICLSERVRIGEDTGRVLKADLI